Genomic segment of Arthrobacter antioxidans:
GCCCGCGAGATGAAGGCGAAGGCTTGGAGCGCTTAGTCGGGCAGCCTGATGGCCTACGTGAATCAGCTCGTGCTTGGTCGGATGGTAGTAGTACATGCCGGCGTCCAGGCCGGGCATTCCTGACGTCTCGAGGTAGATCTGGGTGGCGTTGAGCGCGCCAGGAGAGGCGTAGGCGTACTTGGGCAGAAGTCTTTGGCTGCTTGGGAACGGGCCCATCCATCGCAACACATCAGCAACGTCAGAGATGGTGACGAGACCGCTACGGGGTCCAATCGCCCACGGCTGATCGAGTGACTCTCCCAGCGCGACCAGGTCAGCAGCACTGATCGGGAGGCCTTCGAAGAATCTGTAGGTCTTCCGTGCGAAGGCTGCTTGGAATTGCTCCGGCGTGCCCTCACGCCCAGGCAGGACGACGCTGCGTTGGGGATGGGTGAAGTTCCGCACTCCGAGACCAGCCAGCTGCGCCCGTACTTGAACGTGACTGGCCTTCGAGCGGTGATGCTCTCCTGCCGCATCCTGGTCCATGAGCGTCGCTTCTGCAGGATCCAGTTCGAGGAACGCACCCAGCCGTATCGTTGCATCTTCCGGACTGCGCCACGGCACCACGGCTGCTTGGCGTACCCAGTGGTGCTCCTCAATGGCCAGACGCACCTCGTCGGTCTCGACGCGGTGGCCGTTGACCTTTACCTGGTCATCGATTCGACCGCAGAACTCTACCTGGCCCGATGCGTCAATCCGCGCCACGTCACCGCTGCGGTAGAGGCGCACTGGCCGGCCGTCGACGTCTGCCTCGACAAATCGTTCTGCCGTGAGTCGGGGCCGGTGCAGGTACCCATAGGCGAGCTGCGATCCGCTGATGCACAACTCGCCGGTCTGCCCATCGAGCACCGGTCGAAGCTCGGCGTCGAGAATGTGAACTTGGCACCCGGGCACCGCAGAACCGATGCTCACAGCCGGGGTGTCTGGAATGTCCCCGATCGAGAGGCGAAGCCACGTGGCGTTGATCGTTGTTTCGGTGGGGCCATAGAGGTTGACGAGTTGGGCCTGCGGAAGGGTGGCGAGCAGCTCGCGGGCTAAACGGCTGGGCAGGACCTCACCACCGCTGAACAGGCCCCTCAATGAGCGGCATCGCGTCAACTTCCCCGTCTCGAGCAGTGCTGTCCAGAGTGTGGGCACTGCCTGGAGCAGACTCACTTCGTACTCGAGCACCAGATTGCTGATCAGCTCAGCATCGCGGTGAACGCCGTGAGGCCCAACGACGATGGTGGCGCCTACCGCATTTGCTAGCAACTCCCACTGTGCGGCATCGAAGCTGATCGGCGTCTTCAAAAGAATGCGCTCGCCGGGGTTCAGGCCCGCCGACTCGGCCAAGAACTGCATCTGGTTCACGATTGCGGGATGCCCGATTACCACCCCTTTCGGGCGGCCCGTGCTGCCGGATGTGTAGATGACATAAGCGGGCAGGTCCTCCGTGTACGCAGAATAATCTCGCTTCGGTCCAGCCTGGAAAAGCTGTTCGATCCGTAGCACCTGAACGTGCTCGGGAACTAGATGCTCTATCAGTTCGTAGCTCCCACCGTCGACCACTACATGGCGAATCTTGGAATCCGAGATCATGTAGGAAATGCGCTCTGCCGGGTAGTCGACGGCTAGTGGAAGATATGACGCGTCGGCGCTGAGGATCGCCCACGTGGCGATCAGCAGATGGTTCGAGGGAGCCATGAACAGTCCGATGGTGTCTCGTGGGCCGACACCAGCCGCGGTCAAGGCGGCAGCGGCGAAATCTGCGCGGCTCAACAGCTCTTCGAAGGTGAGCTTTCCGTCCGCGTCGATCGATGCGACGGCCTGCGGATGGGCGGCTACCTGATAGCGAAGCATCTCGGTGAGGGTCTTCGGGGCAGGGACAGAGGTCATCAAATCTCCAGAGGTAATTGGGCACGCAGACGTTAATGGGTGAGCTAGGGATGGAGGGGTCAGACGTGGTTCGGGTGCACCGGCGTCCGCTTGATCTGGCCGAGCATGGATCCGAGGAGGGCAAGAGCGAAGCCCAAGCACTGGAGGGGTGAGAGCGACTGGTCGAGTGCGAGCAAGCCGAGCACCGCGGCCGTCAGCGGGCTGAGCACACCCAGCAACGCCATATTGGCGGAGGGAAGGGCGCGGGCTCCACGGAACCATAATGCGTAGGCAAGGGCTCCGCCGATTACAGACAGCCAGGCGTAGCCGAGCACGGCTGGCGCGTCGAGTTGCCAGGCGCCATGGTCCACTAAGGGAATCAGGGGAACGATCAGCGTTCCTCCCACGATCAGCTGCCAGGCAGTGGACGTCAGCGGATGCATCCCAGGCGCCACTCCCCAGCGTCTGGTCAGGAGCAAACCTATGGCCATG
This window contains:
- a CDS encoding amino acid adenylation domain-containing protein → MTSVPAPKTLTEMLRYQVAAHPQAVASIDADGKLTFEELLSRADFAAAALTAAGVGPRDTIGLFMAPSNHLLIATWAILSADASYLPLAVDYPAERISYMISDSKIRHVVVDGGSYELIEHLVPEHVQVLRIEQLFQAGPKRDYSAYTEDLPAYVIYTSGSTGRPKGVVIGHPAIVNQMQFLAESAGLNPGERILLKTPISFDAAQWELLANAVGATIVVGPHGVHRDAELISNLVLEYEVSLLQAVPTLWTALLETGKLTRCRSLRGLFSGGEVLPSRLARELLATLPQAQLVNLYGPTETTINATWLRLSIGDIPDTPAVSIGSAVPGCQVHILDAELRPVLDGQTGELCISGSQLAYGYLHRPRLTAERFVEADVDGRPVRLYRSGDVARIDASGQVEFCGRIDDQVKVNGHRVETDEVRLAIEEHHWVRQAAVVPWRSPEDATIRLGAFLELDPAEATLMDQDAAGEHHRSKASHVQVRAQLAGLGVRNFTHPQRSVVLPGREGTPEQFQAAFARKTYRFFEGLPISAADLVALGESLDQPWAIGPRSGLVTISDVADVLRWMGPFPSSQRLLPKYAYASPGALNATQIYLETSGMPGLDAGMYYYHPTKHELIHVGHQAARLSAPSLRLHLAGLPRVIESVYSTNVVEVLHMEAGHMVGVLDRAAAARGLRLQPVPSVDLPELGLTEKWESTGVFDLIECVDAVPSAPLVDLTFQIHGKVAGARHGTYCLKDGTLHRLSNHVIERRQVIAINQGTYDRSSFGVTLSCRREQGWSGFFELARALQKLEMNEQGIGLMSSGYASLSGRELPSARRYDQIARAWGQDESRLSYFAVGGSVSAEQVASTGMKEDAVHLRGPEEIVKDDLRRILPHYMVPSRVEVLDKLPMSSSGKVDRAALIQQLESDQRPQRAVILPSSKLETDCLNVWSRMLDREVLSVSDDFFDIGGNSLTAVKLINALNEHFGSSLPIQSIFEAPTARELAERIRQVAPANASRLVLLAPGTGEPVFVWPGLGGYPMSLRGLAARISHGRPVYGIQAYGLNPGESPCTTMEEMVAADVEPVLEAAEGNSVTLMGYSFGARVAAEVALWLEARGVTVDRLTLIAPGSPEIDGVPDRPWNGPNAFLDPYFRMILMSVFTGSLDGLHRDALLAKVRTRNEFMELLAGRVPALDMALASRIIEVVAATYSFRSQPASDIQQVLSQTQVLIAAGDGPSFASPYRDRMEARGAVVELEANHYQVLHEPTVDLTANFIMALQEQPA